A portion of the Vulpes vulpes isolate BD-2025 chromosome 5, VulVul3, whole genome shotgun sequence genome contains these proteins:
- the LOC112926848 gene encoding LOW QUALITY PROTEIN: large ribosomal subunit protein uL4-like (The sequence of the model RefSeq protein was modified relative to this genomic sequence to represent the inferred CDS: inserted 1 base in 1 codon; substituted 2 bases at 2 genomic stop codons), whose translation MACARPLISVYSEKGESSGKNATLPAVFKAPIRPDIVNFVHTNLRKNNRQPYAVSELAGHQTSAESGGTGRALAXIPRVRGGGPHRSGQGAFGNMCRGGHMFAPTKTWRRWHRRXNTTQKPCAICSALAASASPALVMSKGHRIEEVPQLPLVVEDNIEGYKKTKEAVLLLKKLKAWNGIKKVYASQXMRAGKGKIRNRRRIQRRGPCIIYSEDNGIIKAFRNIPGITLLNVSELNILKLAPGGHVGRFCIWTESAFRKLDDLYGTWRKAASLKSNYNLPMHKMLNTDLSRILKSPEIQRALRAPRKKIHRRVLKKNPLKNLRIMLKLNPYAKTMPRNTILRQAKNHKLWMDKVAAALEAKSEEKGVPGKKPTVGKKGKKTVGVKKPKKPVVGKKAAATKKPAADKKPAEKKPTPEEKKPAV comes from the exons ATGGCGTGTGCTCGTCCATTGATATCTGTGTACTCTGAAAAGGGGGAATCATCCGGCAAAAATGCTACCTTGCCTGCTGTGTTTAAGGCTCCCATTCGACCCGATATCGTGAACTTTGTTCACACCAACTTGCGCAAAAACAACAGGCAGCCATATGCTGTCAGTGAATTAGCAGGTCATCAAACCAGTGCTGAGTCTGGGGGTACTGGCAGAGCCCTGGCTTGAATTCCCAGAGTTCGGGGCGGTGGGCCTCACCGTTCTGGCCAGGGTGCATTTGGAAATATGTGTCGTGGAGGCCACATGTTTGCACCAACCAAAACCTGGCGCCGTTGGCACCGCA TGAACACAACACAAAAGCCATGCGCCATCTGCTCTGCTCTGGCTGCCTCAGCCTCACCAGCACTGGTCATGTCTAAAGGTCATCGTATTGAGGAAGTTCCTCAACTTCCTTTGGTGGTTGAAGATAACATTGAAGGCTACAAGAAGACCAAGGAGGCGGTTTTGCTTCTTAAGAAACTTAAAGCCTGGAATGGTATCAAAAAGGTCTATGCCTCTCAGTGAATGAGAGCTGGCAAGGGCAAAATCAGAAACCGTCGTCGTATCCAGCGCAGGGGACCCTGCATCATCTACAGTGAAGACAACGGTATCATCAAGGCCTTCAGAAACATCCCTGGAATTACTTTACTTAATGTAAGCGAGCTGAACATTCTGAAACTTGCTCCTGGTGGGCATGTGGGACGTTTCTGCATTTGGACTGAAAGTGCTTTCCGCAAGTTAGACGATCTGTATGGCACTTGGCGTAAGGCTGCCTCCCTCAAGAGTAACTACAACCTTCCCATGCATAAGATGCTTAATACAGACCTCAGCAGAATCTTGAAAAGCCCAGAGATCCAAAGAGCCCTCCGAGCACCACGCAAGAAGATTCATCGTAGAGTCCTGAAGAAGAATCCACTGAAGAACCTAAGAATCATGTTGAAGCTAAACCCGTATGCAAAGACCATGCCCCGGAACACCATTCTTCGCCAGGCCAAGAATCACAAACTCTGGATGGATAAGGTGGCAGCAGCCTTAGAAGCCAAATCGGAGGAGAAGGGGGTTCCAGGCAAGAAGCCCACggtagggaagaaaggaaagaaaactgttgGTGTGAAAAAGCCGAAGAAACCTGTGGTAGGAAAAAAGGCTGCAGCTACCAAGAAACCAGCAGCTGACAAGAAACCTGCAGAAAAGAAACCTACCCCAGAAGAGAAGAAGCCCGCTGTCTAA